The DNA region TGTCCCCATTCGACATCCTGACTGTGGGTACAGCCATTCATGATTAAAAGCAACCCTAACCCTGTGAAAGCGAGTGGTGCCACAAAAGGCGCTGTATAGACGAGGTTTTTAAGGGTTAAATCAGAGAAAAATTGGCTGTTAAGATGAAATAACATGCCCGCAACGCCCACGCAGATAGCACTCCATCCAATGCCGAGGCGGCACCTGTACGTCCACGGCGTTTCTCTACCAAATCCGGTTAAAACAAGGAGGACAGGGGCAACCAGCGAGAAATAGAAGGGTATCCATTCCGCCCAATGTGCAAACGCATTCACCGAGTGGGCAATAAACACATCCAATGCCAAGAACACAAGATTCGCAATAATGAAAATGTCAAGTAATCTGGTAGCCAACCCACTACGGGTTTTTAGGGTTTCTCCTAAGTTCTCTGTCAATTTTTTTCATCTCCGTCATTTTTAGCAGAAGTTCGTAATTGCCGTGCCACTGGACGAAGTCGGCACCGCCCATAAAAGCACCGTGTTTAGCGGTTCGTCCGTAGTAGTGCCACAGATCAAAATAGAGGAACTCAATCGGTTCATCAAAAGGTGTATCTGTGAGTATACCGTCTTCTCGAAGGGATTTCATCAGCGCGACAGCTTCGTTAATTTTCTCGTTGGTATCCGCAACAACGCCTTCCGCCTCTTGATAGAATTTTTCGACTTGTGAACGCGCGTGACATTTTAGACAGGTCTCTTTCATGGCATCTTGGCCTTGCTGATAGGTCGGACGTTTGTCAGAGACAGCCGCAAACAACCAATAGGACAACCGCTCCGTTGTATCGTGCGTTACATTCAGACCATCTAAACCGCTCAGATGGCATGTCACACAAGTTGGTACGGACATATCCGCTGTAGTGAGCTTTTTAGGTGGAGCCTTGAGGTTCATATCCGCTTTTTGGGCGTTGTAAAGCACGCCGTGCTTGGATTCATGATAGATTTCAATTTGCGAATGGTCGGGACCCATGTGGCACTGACCGCAAGTTTCCGGCTCCCGTGCCAAAGCGATAGAAGTAGAGTGGCGGGCATGACACGCTGTACAGGTGCCGATAGAGCCATCGGTGTTCGGTTTGCCTATATCATGGCATCCCAGACATCCGACATTAATGGCACTTTCGCCTTCCGCAAGCGCCAACGGATTTGCAGGACGGTTTACCGCTCCTTTGTGATATTTTTCAGCGAAGGCGATCTGTTCTGCGGTGAAGTCTCTCGCACCTGATACCGCAGCCCAAGCCGGTGCGGCGTGTCGACTCCGTAGAAATTGCGTGTATTCCGTTGAATGACATTCGCTACAATTCTTCGAGGTCAGATGTTTGGCGATAGTGAATCCTCGGTGTGCTTGTTGTTCTTGTCCGTCTACAGCATGATGACAATCCAAGCAGCTCACCCCGTGTTTCGCGTGCTCACTGCGTTCAAACTGGTGAACAACCGCTGATGTTTCTCGCCGGTGGCATGTTGCGCATTTCCCCGTCGCCCGCACAAAGTCTGAGCTCGGCTGGCTAGTGTCTGTTGTCGGGCGGTTCGCATTGAAAATTAGAGCGATGACGATCAGGGATGTCCCTAAAAAAACAGCAATGAAGACAGATTTGAATGACATCTTGATTTTTCCCCAAAAATTTGTTAAAATAATTTGACAGAAAAGTAGAACTATGGAGGTATGCATGTCAACGCTTCCGGCGCAAACATATCTGACACCTTCAGAATACCTCGCTTGGGAACGCAAGCAGCCCTTTAAAAACGAATACTACAACGGGCAGATAATCGCGATGTCTGGGGCAAGTCGCGCCCACAACCGCATTACGGTAGATATTACCACTCAGCTTAACAATCAACTGATGGAAGGTGAACGTGAAGTCTTCGCTAGCGAGATGTGCGTGCGGACCAGTCCGGAGGTCTCTTACTTCTATCCAGATGTTATCGTTGTCTGTGGTGAGCCCCATTTTGAGGATAACACCTTTGACACACTCCTCAATCCGATTGTTGTCGTAGAAGTGCTATCGTCCTCAACTGCAGCGTTCGATCGCGGTGAAAAATTTGAGCACTATAAGCAGCTCGTATCCTTGCAGGAATACATACTTATTTCACAAGATAGGGTACGCGTTGAGTCCTATCATCGCCAAGGGACGCGGTGGCTCCATAACACCCTTAGCCATCTTGAGGATGTGCTATCACTCGCCTCAATTGAATGTGAGGTGTCCTTGCGTGCCATCTACAGACGTGTCATGCCCGATGCATCATAAAAACAATATACCCCAAGTTGCTACTCATAAGATTTTAGGCATGCAGCTCCCGTTTTTCAGTGGAAAACGTTCATGAGCCGCGGAGGTTTCGTAGCGTAAACTTTTAGTTTGCGTACTTGCATGCACAATCTAACAGATTTTGCTACAAGGGACAACTTAGGTTAGTATAACATACTTAAAACGGAATTTCACATATATTTGCAATGCAATTAGGAAGGAAGTTGTGTGACAACCCAACAGAAACGCCCTGTCGTTCTTATCATTCGAGACGGCTGGGGCAATAATCCGTATCCTGAATTTCAACAATCAAATGCTGTTCATCTCGCGAAAACACCCGTAGATGACTGGCTACGACAGAACTATCCAAACGTCCTCATCCATACTTCTGGCGAAGATGTCGGTTTACCCGCTGGTGTCATCGGCAACAGCGAAGTCGGACATCAGAACATCGGCGCAGGACGCATCGTGAACCAAGAACTCCTCCGCATCAGTAATATGATCCGCTCTGGCGAGTTTGCTCAGAATGAAGTGCTTTTGGATGCGATTGCCCATGTCAAAAAGCACGGGACACATCTCCATCTCATGGGGTTAGCAAGCGACGCTGGCGTTCATAGTTCGCTTGAACACCTCTATGGTCTCCTCATACTTGCGAAGACGAATGGACTCAAATCTGACCAAGTTTTAATTCACAATTTCAGCGATGGGCGTGATTGTCAACCCGACCTCGGTATCCAATTTTGTGAGCAGATTGAAGCGAAGTTGAAAGAGATTGGCATCGGGCAGATAGCCTCCGTTATCGGTCGCTACTATGCAATGGATCGAGATGACCGGTGGGAACGCGTTGAGGTGGCATATCGCCTTTTAACCGAAGGGTGCGACAACCGCGTCGCTGCCGCTACGGATGCCTATCGTGACTATTACGAGAACCCTGATGACACCAATCGTAAGGGCGATGAATTCGTCCGTCCAAGCGTGGTTATCGGAGCCGACGGTGAACCACTTCCCCGCATCACTGACGGAGATGCCGTTGTGTTTTATAACTTCCGAGGTGACAGACCTCGGGAACTCACCAAAGCCTTTTGCCTTGATGAATTTCCGTATCAGGCAGAGGGGAAAGACGGTGTCGTTCGACAGATGGGTTTTAAACGGAATTGCAAACCTGACGTTAAATTTGTTACAATGACCGAGTATGAGCAAGGCATGCCCGTTGAAGCGGCTGTCAAGAAACCTCCCAAGATGCAGAATACGCTCGGTGCTTATGTTAGCGAGGTGGGGCTAACGCAGTTCCGATGTGCAGAGACTGAGAAATTTCCGCACGTTACCTTCTTTTTCAATGACTATCGCGATGAACCCTACAAAGGCGAAGATCGGCAAATCATCGCCTCGCCACGTGACGTAACGACCTACAACCAGAAGCCAGAGATGTCTGCACCCGGCGTGACCGCAGAGATGCTACGTCGGATCGGCTCCGACAAGTATGACCTGATGGTACTTAACTATGCCAACGGTGACATGGTAGGTCATACAGGTTCCCTTCCAGCTGCTATTAAAGCAGTTGAAGCAGTTGACATAGGTGTCGGGAAGATTGTTGATGCTGTGCTTAGAAAGGACGGCGCACTCATTGTCACCGCTGACCACGGCAATTGTGAACAGATGATTGATCCAGACACCGGCGGTATCCACACCGCACATACAACGTATGACGTAGATCTTATTGTTGTTGATAATCAACACAGAGGGCAGCAACTCCGTGAAGGGGGTCGGCTTGCTGACATCGCACCGACAGTGCTCCACCTCCTCGGTTTAGCGCAACCCTCTGAGATGACCGGTGAATCGTTAGTTCCATAGTAGCGTTTGTTAAAAGACATTCACAAATTGTAAGGAGGTATCCCAAAAATGAATGACCAACAACTGCCACCTACCTCAGTGGATGCCCAGTTAAGGGCAGAGCAAGATGCGGAATCCGATGCCAAAAAGGTTAGATGGTTTTTCATCGGGCTTTTTGGGAACATAATCGGTATCCTTATAGCGTCTATTTATGAACCAACCCCGCCTGCCTCGCGGCTGCTTGAGAAATCTCCTGAATATGTGGCTGCGTATACAGATAGTTACAAAGCAAAGAGTCGAAGCGTTCAACTACGTCAATCTGTAATTGGCTTAGTTATCCCGTATGGTATTTTCATCTTTTTAGCTATCCTCATGGAGAGTCTTATATAGGACACATAAAGCCTGACAATAATGTACAGAATTTACAATCTATGTTCCGGCAAAATAGGTAATTTTCGATGAATAAAATTAACTCGGTATAAGGAGATTTTGGCATGTCCCCACTCATTGACCAGCACGTTAACGACGATTTCAGGCTATTCGCTGGCAGCGCGAACCCGGCGTTGGCAAAAGAGATCGCCGCGATTTTAGGTGTTGAACTCGGTAAAATTACAATCGAGCCGTTTCCCAACCTTGAGACTCGCGTTCAGATTGAGGAAAGTATCCGAGGCACGGATATTTATGTTGTGCAGCCAACGAGTCAACCTGCCAACGAAAATCTGATGGAGCTGCTCATCACGATTGATGCCATGAAAC from Candidatus Poribacteria bacterium includes:
- a CDS encoding multiheme c-type cytochrome is translated as MSFKSVFIAVFLGTSLIVIALIFNANRPTTDTSQPSSDFVRATGKCATCHRRETSAVVHQFERSEHAKHGVSCLDCHHAVDGQEQQAHRGFTIAKHLTSKNCSECHSTEYTQFLRSRHAAPAWAAVSGARDFTAEQIAFAEKYHKGAVNRPANPLALAEGESAINVGCLGCHDIGKPNTDGSIGTCTACHARHSTSIALAREPETCGQCHMGPDHSQIEIYHESKHGVLYNAQKADMNLKAPPKKLTTADMSVPTCVTCHLSGLDGLNVTHDTTERLSYWLFAAVSDKRPTYQQGQDAMKETCLKCHARSQVEKFYQEAEGVVADTNEKINEAVALMKSLREDGILTDTPFDEPIEFLYFDLWHYYGRTAKHGAFMGGADFVQWHGNYELLLKMTEMKKIDRELRRNPKNP
- a CDS encoding Uma2 family endonuclease, with the translated sequence MSTLPAQTYLTPSEYLAWERKQPFKNEYYNGQIIAMSGASRAHNRITVDITTQLNNQLMEGEREVFASEMCVRTSPEVSYFYPDVIVVCGEPHFEDNTFDTLLNPIVVVEVLSSSTAAFDRGEKFEHYKQLVSLQEYILISQDRVRVESYHRQGTRWLHNTLSHLEDVLSLASIECEVSLRAIYRRVMPDAS
- the gpmI gene encoding 2,3-bisphosphoglycerate-independent phosphoglycerate mutase, with protein sequence MTTQQKRPVVLIIRDGWGNNPYPEFQQSNAVHLAKTPVDDWLRQNYPNVLIHTSGEDVGLPAGVIGNSEVGHQNIGAGRIVNQELLRISNMIRSGEFAQNEVLLDAIAHVKKHGTHLHLMGLASDAGVHSSLEHLYGLLILAKTNGLKSDQVLIHNFSDGRDCQPDLGIQFCEQIEAKLKEIGIGQIASVIGRYYAMDRDDRWERVEVAYRLLTEGCDNRVAAATDAYRDYYENPDDTNRKGDEFVRPSVVIGADGEPLPRITDGDAVVFYNFRGDRPRELTKAFCLDEFPYQAEGKDGVVRQMGFKRNCKPDVKFVTMTEYEQGMPVEAAVKKPPKMQNTLGAYVSEVGLTQFRCAETEKFPHVTFFFNDYRDEPYKGEDRQIIASPRDVTTYNQKPEMSAPGVTAEMLRRIGSDKYDLMVLNYANGDMVGHTGSLPAAIKAVEAVDIGVGKIVDAVLRKDGALIVTADHGNCEQMIDPDTGGIHTAHTTYDVDLIVVDNQHRGQQLREGGRLADIAPTVLHLLGLAQPSEMTGESLVP